TCTTTGCGATGATTCCCAGGTTGTGGGTGATCAGAATCATGGCCATCCCGAATTCCTTCTTCAATCGAAGGATCAGGTCGAGTATCTGGGCTTGAATGGTGACATCGAGGGCGGTCGTGGGCTCGTCGGCGATCAACACCCTCGGACTACAACCGAGAGCCATGGCGATCATGGCCCGTTGCCTCATCCCGCCGCTCAACTGATGGGGGTATTCCTTCATGATTCTTTCAGGAGAGGGGATTTCACAGGCATCGAGCATCTCAATAGACCGTTTTTTCGCCTCTTTCTTGGACAGGTTCTGATGGAGGGTGAATACCTTGGACAGTTGGCTGCCTATGGTGAACACCGGGTTGAGGGAGGTCATGGGCTCCTGGAAGATCATGGAGATCTGGTTCCCCCGGATCTCCCTCATCCTGTTCATGGGGAGATCGAGAAGATTCTGGCCCTCGAAAACGACCGAGCCTGACACGATTCTGCCCGGTGGTGACGGGATGAGACGCAAGATGGAAAGGGCGGTCACGCTCTTGCCACACCCGGACTCTCCGACAACGCCGAGTGTCTCCCCGCGAAACACATGGTAACTCACCCCATCCACTGCTCTCGCTACCCCCTGGTGAGTGTGAAAATAGGTCTTCAGGCCCTCTATGGATAG
This genomic interval from Deltaproteobacteria bacterium contains the following:
- a CDS encoding ABC transporter ATP-binding protein yields the protein MKPDHSLPVLSIEGLKTYFHTHQGVARAVDGVSYHVFRGETLGVVGESGCGKSVTALSILRLIPSPPGRIVSGSVVFEGQNLLDLPMNRMREIRGNQISMIFQEPMTSLNPVFTIGSQLSKVFTLHQNLSKKEAKKRSIEMLDACEIPSPERIMKEYPHQLSGGMRQRAMIAMALGCSPRVLIADEPTTALDVTIQAQILDLILRLKKEFGMAMILITHNLGIIAKTAQRVVVMYAGEKVEEADVFSLFERPRHPYTIALMNSIPVLGRSERFLKEIKGVVPAPYRTIPGCRFADRCPEAMDRCERERPRLREVEKGHLVACFR